In Capillibacterium thermochitinicola, one DNA window encodes the following:
- a CDS encoding helix-turn-helix transcriptional regulator translates to MSRKDRLSRLLEMFFIIQAVPGLSASELAERCGVSIRQCYRDLRTLEEGGVPIYNERGYRILKGSVLKDISFTLEEAMALIYGLKLIEQQNGLLETSCQALEKLMNRLPKGLRNKLGSIEERVEIDITPAADYSNKGPLFKAINTAIQEQKILEIDYYSFSRDTVTTRKVNPYKLVFKDGFWYLVGYCHHRDKVRVFRVDRIRCFSLTSEKFALPTDFDFEKYMGAAWQMERGEEFYFKVRFFGEAARFIRETTFHPSQQLIEEPEGTVLFTARAGGMRSVLRWVLSFGDKAEVLEPQTLRYMMAEVMAAGVKRYRGKRFHRSMQKKEKAELSND, encoded by the coding sequence TTGTCGCGGAAGGACCGCCTTTCCAGGCTTTTGGAGATGTTCTTTATTATACAGGCTGTACCTGGACTATCGGCGTCAGAACTTGCTGAAAGGTGCGGCGTGAGCATCAGGCAATGCTACCGAGATCTAAGAACGTTAGAAGAAGGCGGTGTCCCCATTTATAACGAACGCGGTTATCGAATCCTTAAGGGTTCGGTTTTGAAAGATATCTCTTTTACGCTGGAAGAAGCGATGGCTTTAATCTATGGGCTTAAGCTGATTGAACAACAGAACGGGTTGCTGGAGACATCCTGCCAGGCTCTGGAAAAATTGATGAACCGTCTACCGAAAGGACTGCGGAACAAGTTAGGGAGCATCGAAGAACGGGTCGAGATCGATATAACACCTGCGGCGGATTATTCGAATAAAGGGCCGCTTTTTAAAGCAATCAATACAGCCATTCAAGAACAAAAAATCCTAGAAATAGATTACTACAGTTTCTCTCGGGATACCGTGACGACGCGAAAAGTTAACCCGTATAAACTGGTTTTTAAAGATGGATTTTGGTATTTGGTCGGTTATTGTCACCATCGGGACAAGGTTCGTGTTTTTCGTGTCGACCGTATTCGTTGTTTTAGTTTAACTTCGGAAAAGTTTGCTCTTCCAACTGATTTTGACTTTGAAAAATACATGGGTGCAGCCTGGCAGATGGAACGGGGGGAAGAGTTTTATTTTAAAGTTCGATTTTTTGGGGAAGCGGCTCGTTTTATCAGAGAAACAACTTTTCATCCTTCGCAACAGCTTATAGAAGAGCCGGAAGGGACCGTTCTTTTTACCGCTCGCGCGGGCGGAATGCGGTCAGTACTTCGTTGGGTTCTTTCTTTTGGAGATAAAGCCGAAGTATTGGAGCCGCAGACATTAAGATATATGATGGCGGAGGTGATGGCGGCGGGAGTGAAGCGATATCGAGGAAAGAGATTCCATAGGTCAATGCAAAAAAAGGAAAAAGCAGAGCTCAGTAACGACTGA